Genomic window (Bacillus vallismortis):
CAGGAAGGTACATTAAAAGCTTTTGTTCGATGACTTTCGGTGCTTGTCCTTCAAGTACGGAAAGGACGCCTTCGATCATGACTTCACGCAGTTTTACTTCTTGTTTTGATTTTCGTTTTAATTTATTCGCGAAAGGATGCCATAATACATATCCCGTAAAGATACCGAGAAGGGTGGCAACAAAGGCCGCACTGATGGCGTGTCCAAGCTCATCTGTGTTATCCATATGAGATAGGGCGGCGATCAGTCCGATTACAGCGCCGAGTACTCCAAGTGTCGGCGCATACGTTCCTGCCTGTGTGAAAATAGCGGCTCCGGCCTGATGCCTGTCCTCCATTGCTTCGACTTCCTCTGTCATGATATCTCTGATAAATTCCGCGCTTTGCCCGTCAACAGCCATGCTGAGCCCGTTTTTGAGGAAAGCATCATCTACATCTTCAATGCTCGCTTCTAAAGCAAGAAGGCCTTCGCGGCGAGCAAGCTGGGCCCATTCAGAGAACATAGGAATAAGCTCTTCTATTGTCAGCTGTTTGTTTTCCTTAAATAACACTTGGAACAGCGCGGGCACTTTTTTAATTTCTTTAGTTGGGAACGCAATGACCACTGCTGAGATTGTCCCGGCGATAATAATTAAAATGGCAGCGGGGTTTGCAAGCGCGCTGAAACTGACGCCTTTCAGAACCATCCCCACGCTCAATGCCACAAAAGCAAGAATAACACCAATTAACGAAGTTTTATCCATAGTTTTCACCAAATCCTTTTTTTCTAGCTTGTCTATGGTTAATATCGGTTTCGGTACCCGGAACTTTAGGGAGATTGTGAATTTGTTCATGAAATATTCAAGGAAGAGGCATAGAAGGGAGAAATAAACAAATTCGGGGCCTTTCAAAAATTGAAAAGCCCGCGGGTTTAGCGGTATTGA
Coding sequences:
- the motA gene encoding flagellar motor stator protein MotA is translated as MDKTSLIGVILAFVALSVGMVLKGVSFSALANPAAILIIIAGTISAVVIAFPTKEIKKVPALFQVLFKENKQLTIEELIPMFSEWAQLARREGLLALEASIEDVDDAFLKNGLSMAVDGQSAEFIRDIMTEEVEAMEDRHQAGAAIFTQAGTYAPTLGVLGAVIGLIAALSHMDNTDELGHAISAAFVATLLGIFTGYVLWHPFANKLKRKSKQEVKLREVMIEGVLSVLEGQAPKVIEQKLLMYLPAKDRLKFAEQGEAQNGEKKEEEA